From the Scatophagus argus isolate fScaArg1 chromosome 21, fScaArg1.pri, whole genome shotgun sequence genome, one window contains:
- the kdelr2b gene encoding ER lumen protein-retaining receptor 2b, which translates to MNIFRLTGDLSHLAAIIILLLKIWKTRSCAGISGKSQVLFALVFTTRYLDLLTSFISLYNTTMKIIYIGCSYATVYLIYLKFKATYDGNHDTFRVEFLVVPVGGLAFLVNHDFSPLEILWTFSIYLESVAILPQLFMISKTGEAETITTHYLFFLGLYRALYLINWIWRFYFEGFFDMIAIVAGVVQTILYCDFFYLYVTKVLKGKKLSLPA; encoded by the exons atgaacattttcagGCTAACCGGCGATCTCTCCCACCTAGCAGCCATCATCATCCTGCTGCTAAAAATATGGAAAACCAGATCTTGTGCCG GTATTTCTGGGAAGAGTCAGGTCCTGTTTGCCTTAGTGTTCACCACTCGTTACCTGGACCTGCTCACCTCCTTCATTTCTCTCTACAACACCACCATGAAG atcaTCTACATTGGATGTTCGTATGCCACTGTGTACCTGATCTACCTGAAGTTCAAGGCGACTTACGATGGGAACCATGACACGTTCAGAGTGGAGTTCCTGGTCGTCCCCGTTGGTGGACTGGCTTTCCTGGTTAACCATGACTTCTCTCCCCTAGAG ATTCTGTGGACGTTCTCGATTTACTTGGAGTCTGTGGCCATCCTGCCACAGCTTTTCATGATCAGCAAGACCGGTGAGGCTGAGACCATCACCACCCACTACCTGTTCTTCCTGGGACTCTACAGAGCCCTGTATCTCATCAACTGGATATGGAGGTTCTACTTTGAGGGATTCTTCGACATGATCGCCATTGTTGCTGGGGTGGTGCAGACCATCCTCTACTGCGACTTCTTCTATTTGTATGTAACAAAAG TACTGAAAGGAAAGAAGCTGAGTCTGCCAGCTTAA
- the mettl9 gene encoding methyltransferase-like protein 9 isoform X1 — protein MCHLQLRTLIFVAWVLGYIAFLLSIRRMWSGKYVRSPLVRSLFANMLSESESAAMETQEWYRCSPDLLGESVQPLFVQSHLDSGTKAFLKRSVEKSGWLFTQLYHSLASTILSPLVSRTSINGFLGRGSMFVFSAEQFQRLLRISPEWKAERLLDLGAGDGGVTEVMGGHFTEVYATEVSLPMKWHLQRRNYKVLGIDEWQQTGFQYDVVSCLNLLDRCDDPLLLLRDIRRSLVPNTGRLILAAVLPFQPYVEVGGRWQRPKERLKVKGKTWEEQVTELTNEVFRTVGFEVEVVTRLPYLCEGDMYNDYYVLDDAVFVLKASEDGSESAH, from the exons ATGTGTCATCTACAGCTGAGGACATTGATTTTTGTAGCCTGGGTGCTGGGCTACATCGCCTTTCTGCTTTCCATCAGGAGGATGTGGAGCGGGAAGTACGTCCGTAGTCCACTCGTTCGTTCGCTGTTTGCGAACATGCTGAGCGAGAGCGAATCGGCAGCGATGGAGACACAGGAG TGGTACCGGTGCTCTCCTGATCTGCTCGGAGAATCGGTGCAGCCCCTGTTTGTCCAGAGCCACCTGGACTCAGGCACCAAGGCTTTTCTGAAACGTAGCGTGGAGAAGTCTGGTTGGCTGTTCACCCAGCTCTACCACTCTCTTGCATCAACAATCCTCAGCCCTCTGGTTTCCCGCACTTCTATCAATGG GTTTCTGGGTCGTGgctccatgtttgtgttttctgcgGAGCAGTTCCAGCGGCTGCTCCGGATCAGCCCAGAGTGGAAGGCAGAGAGGCTCCTGGACCTGGGAGCTGGGGATGGAGGCGTCACAGAGGTGATGGGAGGCCATTTCACAGAGGTCTATGCAACTGAAGTGTCATTACCCATGAAGTGGCATCTTCAGAGGAGGAATTACAA AGTTCTGGGCATAGATGAGTGGCAGCAGACTGGTTTCCAGTATGATGTTGTCAGCTGTCTGAACCTGCTGGACCGCTGCGATGATCCTCTGCTTCTCCTGCGGGACATCAGGCGATCACTAGTTCCCAACACGGGGAGACTCATCCTGGCTGCAGTGCTTCCTTTCCAGCCTTATGTGGAAGTTG GAGGAAGATGGCAGCGCCCTAAAGAACGCCTAAAAGTAAAGGGGAAAACATGGGAAGAGCAAGTAACCGAACTGACGAATGAGGTTTTCCGAACGGTGGGGTTCGAGGTGGAGGTTGTGACACGGTTGCCATATCTATGTGAAGGGGACATGTATAATGATTACTATGTTCTTGACGATGCAGTTTTTGTTCTCAAGGCCTCAGAGGATGGTTCAGAGTCTGCTCATTGA
- the mettl9 gene encoding methyltransferase-like protein 9 isoform X2, with the protein MWSGKYVRSPLVRSLFANMLSESESAAMETQEWYRCSPDLLGESVQPLFVQSHLDSGTKAFLKRSVEKSGWLFTQLYHSLASTILSPLVSRTSINGFLGRGSMFVFSAEQFQRLLRISPEWKAERLLDLGAGDGGVTEVMGGHFTEVYATEVSLPMKWHLQRRNYKVLGIDEWQQTGFQYDVVSCLNLLDRCDDPLLLLRDIRRSLVPNTGRLILAAVLPFQPYVEVGGRWQRPKERLKVKGKTWEEQVTELTNEVFRTVGFEVEVVTRLPYLCEGDMYNDYYVLDDAVFVLKASEDGSESAH; encoded by the exons ATGTGGAGCGGGAAGTACGTCCGTAGTCCACTCGTTCGTTCGCTGTTTGCGAACATGCTGAGCGAGAGCGAATCGGCAGCGATGGAGACACAGGAG TGGTACCGGTGCTCTCCTGATCTGCTCGGAGAATCGGTGCAGCCCCTGTTTGTCCAGAGCCACCTGGACTCAGGCACCAAGGCTTTTCTGAAACGTAGCGTGGAGAAGTCTGGTTGGCTGTTCACCCAGCTCTACCACTCTCTTGCATCAACAATCCTCAGCCCTCTGGTTTCCCGCACTTCTATCAATGG GTTTCTGGGTCGTGgctccatgtttgtgttttctgcgGAGCAGTTCCAGCGGCTGCTCCGGATCAGCCCAGAGTGGAAGGCAGAGAGGCTCCTGGACCTGGGAGCTGGGGATGGAGGCGTCACAGAGGTGATGGGAGGCCATTTCACAGAGGTCTATGCAACTGAAGTGTCATTACCCATGAAGTGGCATCTTCAGAGGAGGAATTACAA AGTTCTGGGCATAGATGAGTGGCAGCAGACTGGTTTCCAGTATGATGTTGTCAGCTGTCTGAACCTGCTGGACCGCTGCGATGATCCTCTGCTTCTCCTGCGGGACATCAGGCGATCACTAGTTCCCAACACGGGGAGACTCATCCTGGCTGCAGTGCTTCCTTTCCAGCCTTATGTGGAAGTTG GAGGAAGATGGCAGCGCCCTAAAGAACGCCTAAAAGTAAAGGGGAAAACATGGGAAGAGCAAGTAACCGAACTGACGAATGAGGTTTTCCGAACGGTGGGGTTCGAGGTGGAGGTTGTGACACGGTTGCCATATCTATGTGAAGGGGACATGTATAATGATTACTATGTTCTTGACGATGCAGTTTTTGTTCTCAAGGCCTCAGAGGATGGTTCAGAGTCTGCTCATTGA